In a single window of the Drosophila albomicans strain 15112-1751.03 chromosome 3, ASM965048v2, whole genome shotgun sequence genome:
- the LOC117569420 gene encoding clavesin-1 yields MLETEVLQQPKLDGPASSTSDYDFPYTCGLSAEMKKVAKEELHEDENIRRQALAQFREWIAKHPNIKKCRTDAVFLLRFLRTKKFSVPAACEMLERYLTIRQLFPQWFQQLDINDPAINEIFEAGYLVPLPQRDASGRQILFSVAGKFDPYKFTSVQMARVHSLICEALLDDEDSQVAGYVYVNDESGMNMGFVSLWSLTDLRSILKCIQNSTPMRHKQTHFVNIPHYANRIIELGVSMLSDKLKKRIIVHKNVEALKTKIDPAILPKEYGGTMPIAEMIREFKVKLQQRRAAILALDDMQIEITKEAANFAGNDIGDIDAGVVGSFRKLEVD; encoded by the exons A TGCTGGAAACCGAGGTGCTGCAACAACCCAAGCTCGACGGACCCGCCTCGAGCACCTCAGACTATGACTTCCCCTACACTTGCGGCCTGAGTGCCGAGATGAAAAAGGTGGCCAAGGAGGAACTGCACGAAGATGAGAACATTAGACGACAGGCATTGGCACAGTTCCGCGAATGGATCGCCAAGCATCCGAATATCAAAAAGTGCCGCACCGATGCCGTTTTCCTGCTGCGCTTTTTGCGCACCAAGAAGTTCTCGGTGCCCGCCGCTTGCGAGATGCTGGAACGTTATCTGACCATTCGCCAACTGTTTCCGCAGTGGTTCCAGCAGCTGGACATCAATGATCCGGCCATCAATGAGATCTTTGAGGCGGGATACTTGGTGCCGTTGCCACAACGCGATGCTAGCGGAAGGCAGATACTTTTCTCGGTGGCGGGGAAATTCGATCCCTACAAGTTCACGTCGGTGCAGATGGCCCGAGTGCACAGCTTGATCTGTGAGGCATTGCTGGACGATGAGGACTCCCAGGTGGCTGGCTATGTGTATGTGAACGATGAGAGCGGCATGAATATGGGATTTGTCAGTCTGTGGTCGCTCACCGATTTGCGCAGCATTCTCAAGTGCATTCAGAACTCGACGCCCATGCGACACAAGCAGACGCACTTTGTCAACATTCCACACTATGCCAACCGCATCATTGAGCTGGGCGTCTCCATGCTCAGTGACAAGCTGAAGAAGCGTATCATT GTGCACAAAAATGTGGAGGCGCTGAAGACAAAGATCGATCCCGCCATTCTGCCCAAGGAATATGGCGGCACCATGCCCATTGCTGAGATGATACGCGAATTTAAGGTGAAACTGCAACAGCGTCGTGCTGCGATTCTCGCCTTGGATGACATGCAGATCGAGATCACCAAGGAGGCGGCCAACTTTGCTGGCAATGACATTGGCGACATCGATGCTGGCGTCGTGGGTAGCTTTAGGAAACTGGAGGTGGATTAG
- the LOC117569418 gene encoding uncharacterized protein LOC117569418 isoform X3, which produces MNKLRNLLPGQHSKESARHSVTLEPEIGFQITIETPQNQSSNDRGASAMPELNVHLIAARHLPSLFGFKIVQGYIIKVKLFPGTKRLDSSIQTNTWPKFNENFKFPLVPDIKPSLKHGSAFSSRRHMQPVNGDYSDPGELFAGQFLVFTVYALLELPAASFNRFNKTYRSLKERSSTFMQRLSTGVMSNEAPPENGAMPKGKDKKSAESPRTAMPALTISESRRNIGSVTCYLEPKLFKRNPRNGTYTTEELWLPIKDITTTVSKATPNNNNNYLTNSAKGVVELALEVRDLAELAEGETQSEVHSAPEQDITKDAGGNNNWQRMTAEVKRKMGISNVSSATGETLLLRVTTSRMRCSNKVKDELEATSSGRVYVKTTIFEHGIYVDAWKSQLFYPSLSTNWDGAGGDDATISVPLRSLEQLENIEIRITLATKLKMGKKLVLGTVVVAGGRSSSSSETGAEQMQHLQSSPLNQRVAAWHCYQ; this is translated from the exons ATGAATAAACTACGCAACTTGCTGCCGGGGCAGCATTCCAAGGAGTCTGCGCGCCACTCGGTCACATTGGAGCCGGAgattggttttcagatcacCATCGAGACGCCACAGAATCAGAGCAGCAATGACAGAGGAGCTTCTGCAATGCCCGAGTTGAATGTGCATCTTATTGCGGCCCGACATCTGCCCTCTCTTTTCGGCTTCAAGATTGTTCAGGGCTATATTATTAAG GTTAAGCTCTTTCCAGGCACCAAGCGCTTGGATAGTAGCATTCAAACAAACACTTGGCCAAAGTTCAATGAAAACTTCAAGTTTCCTCTTGTACCAGACATTAA ACCTTCACTGAAGCATGGCTCGGCATTTTCATCGCGACGTCATATGCAGCCAGTTAACGGCGATTACTCCGATCCAGGGGAACTCTTTGCCGGCCAATTCTTGGTCTTTACCGTTTATGCTCTACTGGAATTACCCGCAGCT AGCTTCAATCGCTTCAACAAGACCTATCGCTCCCTCAAAGAAAGAAGCTCCACATTTATGCAACGCCTTTCCACGGGGGTGATGTCGAACGAAGCGCCTCCCGAAAATGGTGCGATGCCAAAAGGCAAGGATAAGAAGTCAGCGGAAAGCCCCCGAACTGCTATGCCGGCTTTGACGATAAGTGAATCCAGACGAAATATAG GTTCTGTTACCTGTTATCTGGAGCCGAAGCTTTTTAAGCGCAACCCGCGTAATGGAACTTATACGACCGAGGAGCTATGGCTACCAATTAAAGATATAACCACAACAGTATCCAAAGCAACGcccaataataacaacaactat CTCACAAATTCGGCAAAGGGCGTGGTTGAGTTGGCCCTCGAAGTGCGCGATCTTGCCGAACTTGCCGAGGGAGAAACACAGTCCGAGGTGCATTCAGCGCCAGAGCAGGATATAACAAAGGATGCAGGCGGAAATAATAATTGGCAACGGATGACTGCCGAAGTGAAGCGGAAAATGGGTATCAGCAATGTCAGCAGTGCAACTGGGGAAACGCTTCTCTTGAGGGTGACAACATCGCGCATGCGTTGCTCCAACAAGGTCAAGGACGAACTGGAGGCGACGTCCAGCGGTCGAGTCTATGTGAAGACCACAATCTTTGAGCATGGCATCTATGTGGATGCGTGGAAGTCACAACTTTTCTATCCCTCGCTCTCGACCAATTGGGATGGCGCTGGCGGGGATGATGCAACGATTTCGGTTCCTCTGCGCAGCCTGGAACAGCTGGAAAATATTGAGATCAGGATAACGCTAGCGACCAAGTTGAAAATGGGCAAGAAACTagtgctgggcacagttgttgttgctggcggcAGAAGTTCCTCATCCTCTGAAACCGGCGCAGAGCAAATGCAACATTTGCAGAGTTCCCCACTGAACCAGCGAGTCGCTGCTTGGCATTGTTATCAATAG
- the LOC117570017 gene encoding aldo-keto reductase family 1 member B1 isoform X2 — MKLAPTVKLNNGREMPILGLGTYASQNKEGEIAIKHAIDIGYRHLDTAFFYQNEAEVGQSIRDKIAEGVVKREDIFLTTKLWNIYHDPERVEGACRKQLANLGLDYIDLYLMHMPVGYKYINEETLLPKDEDGALLLSDVDYVDTYKAMEQLVKSGLVRSLGVSNFNSEQLKRVLDNCEIKPVTNQVECSPAINQKKLIEFCKKHDVTLTAYTPLGRPRPEEQKPDYVYSDKVKAIAEKYNKTTTQVALRYLIDSGAIPIPKSSNPKRISENFDLFDFSLTDEEKAVLDSFNTGERMVPLNLIKARNHKYFPFAIEF; from the exons TCTCAGAACAAAGAAGGCGAGATTGCCATCAAACATGCCATTGACATTGGATACCGCCACTTGGACACCGCCTTCTTTTATCAGAACGAAGCTGAGGTTGGCCAGTCAATTCGTGACAAGATAGCTGAGGGTGTGGTCAAGCGCGAGGACATCTTTCTAACCACCAAG TTGTGGAACATTTACCATGACCCCGAGCGTGTTGAGGGTGCCTGTCGCAAGCAGCTCGCTAATCTCGGCCTTGACTACATCGATCTCTACTTGATGCACATGCCCGTGGGCTACAAGTATATCAATGAGGAGACACTGCTGCCCAAAGACGAAGATGGTGCGCTGTTGCTGAGCGATGTAGATTACGTGGACACTTACAAGGCCATGGAACAGCTGGTCAAGAGTGGTCTGGTGCGCAGTCTGGGCGTGTCCAACTTCAACAGCGAACAGCTGAAACGTGTGCTTGACAATTGTGAGATTAAGCCAGTCACCAATCAGGTGGAATGCTCACCAGCCATCAATCAGAAGAAATTGATTGAGTTCTGCAAGAAGCACGATGTCACATTGACAGCTTACACTCCTTTGGGACGTCCCAGACCCGAGGAGCAGAAACCCGACTATGTTTATTCGGACAAGGTGAAGGCGATTGCTGAGAAGTACAACAAGACAACAACGCAAGTGGCACTGCGCTATCTG ATTGACAGCGGCGCTATTCCCATTCCCAAGTCGTCGAACCCGAAGCGCATCAGCGAAAACTTTGATCTGTTCGATTTTTCGTTGACAGACGAGGAGAAGGCTGTGCTCGATAGCTTTAATACTGGAGAACGCATGGTGCCCCTCAATCTGATCAAGGCTCGTAACCACAAGTattttccatttgccattGAATTTTAG
- the LOC117570016 gene encoding 1,5-anhydro-D-fructose reductase → MIPARCLTTCEDDEDSNSRVALILGDKPVCGEKTLLMAPKIKLSSGYEMPVLGFGTYALKGYQCLSAIHCAVETGFRHFDTAYSYENEKEVGEAIRTQIQMGNVSRENIFLTTKLWNIHHDPRDVRRICEKQLDALGFDYIDLYLMHFPVGYKHMCDEILTPLEGDKVQTTEIDYIDTWRAMEELVKLGLVRSIGVSNFNMEQVQRIIQCSSSKPVVNQVEIWPGFMQKDLVDYCRYNGIIVTAYSPLGQPNRDDHTPIYFFSEGMKRLVKRYKRTASQIVLRYLIDYGVVPIPKAGNPVHIKENLNIFDFQLNENDVRALRGIKPKPRIVKYETVKEHSFYPFEREDEEDDQEPEPEPERKSRPTRQTIKPEPTEQEVDEGDE, encoded by the exons ATGATACCAGCACGCTGTTTGACCACGTGTGAGGACGATGAAGACTCCAATTCCCGGGTGGCATTGATACTGGGCGATAAACCCGTGTGTGGCGAAAAAACGCTGCTCATGGCGCCCAAGATCAAGCTGAGCAGTGGCTACGAAATGCCTGTCCTGGGCTTTGGAACCTATGCC TTGAAGGGATATCAATGCTTGTCGGCCATTCATTGTGCAGTGGAGACGGGTTTCCGCCACTTTGATACCGCCTACAGCTATGAGAACGAGAAGGAGGTGGGTGAGGCCATACGCACCCAAATTCAGATGGGAAATGTTTCCAGGGAGAACATATTTCTGACCACCAAG CTTTGGAATATACATCATGATCCGCGGGATGTGCGCCGCATTTGCGAGAAGCAGCTGGATGCTCTGGGCTTCGACTACATCGATCTCTATCTGATGCACTTCCCTGTGGGTTACAAACACATGTGCGACGAGATTCTCACTCCCTTGGAGGGCGACAAGGTGCAAACCAC AGAGATTGACTATATTGACACCTGGCGCGCCATGGAGGAGCTGGTCAAGCTTGGCCTGGTGCGTAGCATTGGAGTTTCCAACTTCAACATGGAGCAGGTGCAGCGCATTATTCAATGCAGCTCCTCAAAACCTGTCGTTAATCAAGTGGAAATCTGGCCAGGATTTATGCAAAAGGATTTAGTGGATTATTGTCGCTACAATGGCATCATTGTCACTGCTTATTCGCCTCTTGGTCAACCAAATCGAGACGATCATACACCCATCTATTTCTTCTCCGAGGGCATGAAGCGTCTGGTGAAGCGATACAAACGCACTGCTTCGCAGATTGTGCTTCGCTACTTG ATTGACTATGGTGTTGTGCCCATACCCAAGGCTGGCAATCCCGTGCACATAAAAGAAAACCTAAACATTTTCgactttcaattaaatgagAACGATGTTCGCGCCTTGCGTGGCATCAAGCCCAAGCCTAGAATAGTTAAATATGAAACTGTAAAAGAGCATTCATTTTATCCCTTCGAGCGAGAGGATGAGGAAGACGATCAAGAACCGGAACCAGAACCGGAGCGAAAGTCACGTCCGACGAGGCAAACGATTAAACCGGAGCCAACGGAACAAGAGGTGGACGAGGGCGATGAATAG
- the LOC117569418 gene encoding uncharacterized protein LOC117569418 isoform X1, with product MRSLSNYCHQCSVTVMNKLRNLLPGQHSKESARHSVTLEPEIGFQITIETPQNQSSNDRGASAMPELNVHLIAARHLPSLFGFKIVQGYIIKVKLFPGTKRLDSSIQTNTWPKFNENFKFPLVPDIKPSLKHGSAFSSRRHMQPVNGDYSDPGELFAGQFLVFTVYALLELPAASFNRFNKTYRSLKERSSTFMQRLSTGVMSNEAPPENGAMPKGKDKKSAESPRTAMPALTISESRRNIGSVTCYLEPKLFKRNPRNGTYTTEELWLPIKDITTTVSKATPNNNNNYLTNSAKGVVELALEVRDLAELAEGETQSEVHSAPEQDITKDAGGNNNWQRMTAEVKRKMGISNVSSATGETLLLRVTTSRMRCSNKVKDELEATSSGRVYVKTTIFEHGIYVDAWKSQLFYPSLSTNWDGAGGDDATISVPLRSLEQLENIEIRITLATKLKMGKKLVLGTVVVAGGRSSSSSETGAEQMQHLQSSPLNQRVAAWHCYQ from the exons ATGCGAAGTTTATCAAACTATTGTCACCAA TGCAGTGTGACAGTCATGAATAAACTACGCAACTTGCTGCCGGGGCAGCATTCCAAGGAGTCTGCGCGCCACTCGGTCACATTGGAGCCGGAgattggttttcagatcacCATCGAGACGCCACAGAATCAGAGCAGCAATGACAGAGGAGCTTCTGCAATGCCCGAGTTGAATGTGCATCTTATTGCGGCCCGACATCTGCCCTCTCTTTTCGGCTTCAAGATTGTTCAGGGCTATATTATTAAG GTTAAGCTCTTTCCAGGCACCAAGCGCTTGGATAGTAGCATTCAAACAAACACTTGGCCAAAGTTCAATGAAAACTTCAAGTTTCCTCTTGTACCAGACATTAA ACCTTCACTGAAGCATGGCTCGGCATTTTCATCGCGACGTCATATGCAGCCAGTTAACGGCGATTACTCCGATCCAGGGGAACTCTTTGCCGGCCAATTCTTGGTCTTTACCGTTTATGCTCTACTGGAATTACCCGCAGCT AGCTTCAATCGCTTCAACAAGACCTATCGCTCCCTCAAAGAAAGAAGCTCCACATTTATGCAACGCCTTTCCACGGGGGTGATGTCGAACGAAGCGCCTCCCGAAAATGGTGCGATGCCAAAAGGCAAGGATAAGAAGTCAGCGGAAAGCCCCCGAACTGCTATGCCGGCTTTGACGATAAGTGAATCCAGACGAAATATAG GTTCTGTTACCTGTTATCTGGAGCCGAAGCTTTTTAAGCGCAACCCGCGTAATGGAACTTATACGACCGAGGAGCTATGGCTACCAATTAAAGATATAACCACAACAGTATCCAAAGCAACGcccaataataacaacaactat CTCACAAATTCGGCAAAGGGCGTGGTTGAGTTGGCCCTCGAAGTGCGCGATCTTGCCGAACTTGCCGAGGGAGAAACACAGTCCGAGGTGCATTCAGCGCCAGAGCAGGATATAACAAAGGATGCAGGCGGAAATAATAATTGGCAACGGATGACTGCCGAAGTGAAGCGGAAAATGGGTATCAGCAATGTCAGCAGTGCAACTGGGGAAACGCTTCTCTTGAGGGTGACAACATCGCGCATGCGTTGCTCCAACAAGGTCAAGGACGAACTGGAGGCGACGTCCAGCGGTCGAGTCTATGTGAAGACCACAATCTTTGAGCATGGCATCTATGTGGATGCGTGGAAGTCACAACTTTTCTATCCCTCGCTCTCGACCAATTGGGATGGCGCTGGCGGGGATGATGCAACGATTTCGGTTCCTCTGCGCAGCCTGGAACAGCTGGAAAATATTGAGATCAGGATAACGCTAGCGACCAAGTTGAAAATGGGCAAGAAACTagtgctgggcacagttgttgttgctggcggcAGAAGTTCCTCATCCTCTGAAACCGGCGCAGAGCAAATGCAACATTTGCAGAGTTCCCCACTGAACCAGCGAGTCGCTGCTTGGCATTGTTATCAATAG
- the LOC117571153 gene encoding uncharacterized protein LOC117571153 — protein MWLIYNIFKWLALLQLVVPSQCGFVQEAKRHIRAEFNDALGHHRYHGSHWHNGQRVHRLHMPSHSHQRWSGRRRSLNHAHPFSRWTQWTQCDDDCIRHRERYCKAKRKCGHTKHMEQRKCLHCHPVEKWHKSKEEHHFPNTQSQPPSIIINAAAAAAGGPTYRAHIAEAHPSPHPSPYPSPHPSPHPSPDHGPIWDADSAEVVHRKPPHFYPIEEEEVEEEDDDSSFPEDQGDFFVLKRSRQKARQQSRQHARQRNKKRTKPRPKPRPKPSPNYIDDDFEDYLEKRSFNSRQRSLGSVESDSGLEGDVFQYEDFDMDQDNAYSDSEEYGEYRNITWERNTPDGLVSRHRRLYTKWSRWTRCSPKCTTRRYKKCRVMDQCGREVLREIAYCYTENSFCQQWLQTQVQKAPVYETRPSTGGVSAMRRMHTEPGTAALSKNDVNVIMSGRGYRGPEYSPLKLQCGQAPQSMNNMLKIIGGRRAEKGHWPWQVAIFNRFKEAFCGGTLIAPLWVLTAAHCVRKVLYVRFGEHNLSYDDGTEVTLRVKTSFKHPNFDKRTVDSDVALLRLPKPVNSTSWIRYSCLPRPYQQLPKNVDCTVIGWGKRRNRAVIGTRILHQAHVPIIPMDNCRSVYQDYTITKNMFCAGHRRGRIDTCAGDSGGPLLCRDTTKPNHPWTIFGITSFGDGCAKRNKFGIYAKVPNYVDWVWSVINCDGNCKMH, from the exons ATGTGGCTAATTTACAACATATTCAAATGGCTGGCACTCTTACAGCTTGTGGTCCCAAGTCAG TGTGGCTTTGTGCAGGAAGCAAAGCGACACATACGCGCCGAGTTCAATGATGCACTGGGTCATCATAGATACCATGGTTCTCATTGGCACAATGGACAGCGAGTGCATCGTCTCCACATGCCATCGCACAGTCATCAGCGTTGGAGTGGCCGACGACGATCGCTCAATCATGCGCATCCCTTCAGCCGTTGGACACAGTGGACACAGTGCGATGACGATTGCATCCGGCACAGGGAACGCTACTGCAAAGCGAAGCGGAAGTGCGGACACACCAAGCACATGGAGCAGCGCAAGTGTCTGCA ctGTCATCCCGTTGAGAAGTGGCATAAGTCCAAAGAAGAGCATCACTTCCCGAACACCCAGAGTCAACCGCCATCCATCATCATtaatgctgcagcagctgcagctggtggGCCAACTTACCGCGCACATATAGCTGAAGCACATCCCAGTCCACATCCCAGTCCATATCCCAGTCCACATCCCAGTCCACATCCCAGTCCCGACCATGGTCCCATTTGGGATGCAGACTCTGCTGAGGTTGTACATCGCAAGCCGCCGCATTTCTATCCCATTGAAGAGGAGGAAGTGGAGGAGGAAGATGACGACTCAAGCTTTCCAGAGGATCAAGGTGACTTCTTTGTGCTTAAGCGAAGCAGGCAAAAGGCGCGTCAGCAGTCCAGACAACACGCGAGGCAGAGGAACAAGAAGAGAACCAAGCCAAGGCCAAAGCCCAGACCTAAGCCCAGTCCCAACTATATAGACGATGACTTCGAGGATTATCTGGAGAAGCGTTCGTTTAACTCGCGGCAGCGCAGTTTAGGCAGCGTAGAGAGCGACTCCGGATTGGAGGGCGACGTCTTCCAGTACGAGGACTTTGATATGGATCAAGATAATGCTTATTCCGACTCGGAGGAGTACGGAGAATATCGCAACATTACCTGGGAACGCAATACGCCAGATGGACTTGTGTCCAGACATCGACGTCTCTACACGAAATGGAGCCGTTGGACGAGATGCTCACCGAAATGCACCACACGACGTTACAA AAAGTGCCGCGTGATGGATCAATGTGGCCGTGAGGTGCTGCGTGAGATCGCCTACTGCTACACGGAGAACAGTTTCTGCCAGCAGTGGCTGCAGACGCAAGTGCAGAAAGCTCCTGTCTACGAGACACGACCCAGCACTGGAGGCGTCTCTGCCATGCGACGCATGCACACGGAACCGGGAACAGCAGCGCTGAGCAAAAACGATGTGAATGTCATAatgagtgggcgtggctatCGCGGACCAGAGTATTCCCCACTTAAGTTGCAATGTGGCCAGGCGCCGCAAAGCATGAATAACATGCTGAAGATCATTGGCGGCAGGCGTGCTGAAAAAGGACATTGGCCTTGGCAGGTGGCGATCTTCAATCGCTTTAAGGAAGCTTTCTGCGGTGGCACCTTGATTGCTCCTCTCTGGGTTCTTACAGCGGCACATTGTGTTCGCAAAGTTCTTTATGTGCGCTTTGGGGAACACAATCTCAGCTACGACGATGGCACCGAGGTGACGCTGCGTGTCAAGACGAGTTTCAAGCATCCCAACTTCGATAAGCGCACCGTGGACAGCGATGTGGCGCTTTTAAG ACTCCCGAAACCTGTGAACTCGACCAGCTGGATACGCTACTCTTGTCTACCACGTCCCTACCAGCAATTGCCCAAGAATGTGGACTGCACAGTCATTGGCTGGGGTAAGCGACGCAATAGGGCGGTGATTGGCACTCGAATCTTGCACCAAGCACATGTGCCTATCATTCCCATGGACAATTGCAGAAGTGTGTACCAGGATTACACCATAACAAAG AACATGTTTTGCGCTGGACATCGTCGAGGTCGCATAGACACTTGTGCCGGGGACTCGGGAGGTCCTTTGCTCTGTCGGGATACGACTAAACCCAATCATCCGTGGACCATCTTTGGCATTACTTCGTTTGGAGATGGCTGTGCCAAGCGCAACAAGTTTGGCATCTACGCCAAGGTGCCAAACTATGTGGATTGGGTGTGGTCAGTGATCAACTGCGATGGCAATTGCAAGATGCACTAG
- the LOC117569418 gene encoding uncharacterized protein LOC117569418 isoform X2, producing the protein MRSLSNYCHQCSVTVMNKLRNLLPGQHSKESARHSVTLEPEIGFQITIETPQNQSSNDRGASAMPELNVHLIAARHLPSLFGFKIVQGYIIKVKLFPGTKRLDSSIQTNTWPKFNENFKFPLVPDIKPSLKHGSAFSSRRHMQPVNGDYSDPGELFAGQFLVFTVYALLELPAATYRSLKERSSTFMQRLSTGVMSNEAPPENGAMPKGKDKKSAESPRTAMPALTISESRRNIGSVTCYLEPKLFKRNPRNGTYTTEELWLPIKDITTTVSKATPNNNNNYLTNSAKGVVELALEVRDLAELAEGETQSEVHSAPEQDITKDAGGNNNWQRMTAEVKRKMGISNVSSATGETLLLRVTTSRMRCSNKVKDELEATSSGRVYVKTTIFEHGIYVDAWKSQLFYPSLSTNWDGAGGDDATISVPLRSLEQLENIEIRITLATKLKMGKKLVLGTVVVAGGRSSSSSETGAEQMQHLQSSPLNQRVAAWHCYQ; encoded by the exons ATGCGAAGTTTATCAAACTATTGTCACCAA TGCAGTGTGACAGTCATGAATAAACTACGCAACTTGCTGCCGGGGCAGCATTCCAAGGAGTCTGCGCGCCACTCGGTCACATTGGAGCCGGAgattggttttcagatcacCATCGAGACGCCACAGAATCAGAGCAGCAATGACAGAGGAGCTTCTGCAATGCCCGAGTTGAATGTGCATCTTATTGCGGCCCGACATCTGCCCTCTCTTTTCGGCTTCAAGATTGTTCAGGGCTATATTATTAAG GTTAAGCTCTTTCCAGGCACCAAGCGCTTGGATAGTAGCATTCAAACAAACACTTGGCCAAAGTTCAATGAAAACTTCAAGTTTCCTCTTGTACCAGACATTAA ACCTTCACTGAAGCATGGCTCGGCATTTTCATCGCGACGTCATATGCAGCCAGTTAACGGCGATTACTCCGATCCAGGGGAACTCTTTGCCGGCCAATTCTTGGTCTTTACCGTTTATGCTCTACTGGAATTACCCGCAGCT ACCTATCGCTCCCTCAAAGAAAGAAGCTCCACATTTATGCAACGCCTTTCCACGGGGGTGATGTCGAACGAAGCGCCTCCCGAAAATGGTGCGATGCCAAAAGGCAAGGATAAGAAGTCAGCGGAAAGCCCCCGAACTGCTATGCCGGCTTTGACGATAAGTGAATCCAGACGAAATATAG GTTCTGTTACCTGTTATCTGGAGCCGAAGCTTTTTAAGCGCAACCCGCGTAATGGAACTTATACGACCGAGGAGCTATGGCTACCAATTAAAGATATAACCACAACAGTATCCAAAGCAACGcccaataataacaacaactat CTCACAAATTCGGCAAAGGGCGTGGTTGAGTTGGCCCTCGAAGTGCGCGATCTTGCCGAACTTGCCGAGGGAGAAACACAGTCCGAGGTGCATTCAGCGCCAGAGCAGGATATAACAAAGGATGCAGGCGGAAATAATAATTGGCAACGGATGACTGCCGAAGTGAAGCGGAAAATGGGTATCAGCAATGTCAGCAGTGCAACTGGGGAAACGCTTCTCTTGAGGGTGACAACATCGCGCATGCGTTGCTCCAACAAGGTCAAGGACGAACTGGAGGCGACGTCCAGCGGTCGAGTCTATGTGAAGACCACAATCTTTGAGCATGGCATCTATGTGGATGCGTGGAAGTCACAACTTTTCTATCCCTCGCTCTCGACCAATTGGGATGGCGCTGGCGGGGATGATGCAACGATTTCGGTTCCTCTGCGCAGCCTGGAACAGCTGGAAAATATTGAGATCAGGATAACGCTAGCGACCAAGTTGAAAATGGGCAAGAAACTagtgctgggcacagttgttgttgctggcggcAGAAGTTCCTCATCCTCTGAAACCGGCGCAGAGCAAATGCAACATTTGCAGAGTTCCCCACTGAACCAGCGAGTCGCTGCTTGGCATTGTTATCAATAG
- the LOC117570017 gene encoding aldo-keto reductase family 1 member B1 isoform X1 yields the protein MNRVVCKIMKLAPTVKLNNGREMPILGLGTYASQNKEGEIAIKHAIDIGYRHLDTAFFYQNEAEVGQSIRDKIAEGVVKREDIFLTTKLWNIYHDPERVEGACRKQLANLGLDYIDLYLMHMPVGYKYINEETLLPKDEDGALLLSDVDYVDTYKAMEQLVKSGLVRSLGVSNFNSEQLKRVLDNCEIKPVTNQVECSPAINQKKLIEFCKKHDVTLTAYTPLGRPRPEEQKPDYVYSDKVKAIAEKYNKTTTQVALRYLIDSGAIPIPKSSNPKRISENFDLFDFSLTDEEKAVLDSFNTGERMVPLNLIKARNHKYFPFAIEF from the exons TCTCAGAACAAAGAAGGCGAGATTGCCATCAAACATGCCATTGACATTGGATACCGCCACTTGGACACCGCCTTCTTTTATCAGAACGAAGCTGAGGTTGGCCAGTCAATTCGTGACAAGATAGCTGAGGGTGTGGTCAAGCGCGAGGACATCTTTCTAACCACCAAG TTGTGGAACATTTACCATGACCCCGAGCGTGTTGAGGGTGCCTGTCGCAAGCAGCTCGCTAATCTCGGCCTTGACTACATCGATCTCTACTTGATGCACATGCCCGTGGGCTACAAGTATATCAATGAGGAGACACTGCTGCCCAAAGACGAAGATGGTGCGCTGTTGCTGAGCGATGTAGATTACGTGGACACTTACAAGGCCATGGAACAGCTGGTCAAGAGTGGTCTGGTGCGCAGTCTGGGCGTGTCCAACTTCAACAGCGAACAGCTGAAACGTGTGCTTGACAATTGTGAGATTAAGCCAGTCACCAATCAGGTGGAATGCTCACCAGCCATCAATCAGAAGAAATTGATTGAGTTCTGCAAGAAGCACGATGTCACATTGACAGCTTACACTCCTTTGGGACGTCCCAGACCCGAGGAGCAGAAACCCGACTATGTTTATTCGGACAAGGTGAAGGCGATTGCTGAGAAGTACAACAAGACAACAACGCAAGTGGCACTGCGCTATCTG ATTGACAGCGGCGCTATTCCCATTCCCAAGTCGTCGAACCCGAAGCGCATCAGCGAAAACTTTGATCTGTTCGATTTTTCGTTGACAGACGAGGAGAAGGCTGTGCTCGATAGCTTTAATACTGGAGAACGCATGGTGCCCCTCAATCTGATCAAGGCTCGTAACCACAAGTattttccatttgccattGAATTTTAG